Proteins encoded together in one Streptomyces sp. NA04227 window:
- a CDS encoding SpoIIE family protein phosphatase yields MSWLTRGSVAREVFLLQLVLVILLVAAALLALVVQARRNTMTDARHRTVAAAQSFAHAPGIVEALNSDNPTKRLQPLAEEARKASGVDALIVYKLDGITLTHSDTSQLGKHVIGPYAEAAGGKSFTRTFDGALGRSVISAAPVKDSSGNVVAIVSAPVTVEKVESSVNQQVPLFLASAAGALALSAGGTGLVSRRLRRQTHGLGPAEMTRMYEHHDAVLHAVREGVLIIGRDERLLLANDEARRLLDLPPDAEGRPVTDVGLDAGTAGFLTSDRLATDEVHLAGERLLALNKRSTTPFGGHPGSVVTLRDTTELRSLSGRAEVARERLKLLYDAGTQVGTTLDVVRTAEELARVAAPRFADVVTVELLDPVLRGEEPTGTSTEMRRTAISGLTERHPLYPVGELIRFRPGTPMALSAEGGRSTLEPELASAGRWQAQDPERARRILEYGIHSLAVVPVQARGVVLGLVDFWRAEGSPAFDEEDLSFAEELVSRAAVCIDNARRYTREHAMAVTLQRNLMPRGLPQQDALEVASRYLPAQAGVGGDWFDVIPLPGARVALVVGDVVGHGLHAAATMGRLRIAVHNFSALDLSPDELLSNLDELVARIDAQDESPEGAGPGITGATCLYLVYDSVSGKAAVATAGHLPPAVVHPDGSVELWRPPVSPPLGLGAGLPFETAQLTLPENSRLVLYTDGLIENRERDLDAGFDALCAALAGGRRTPEALCAGVIEELLPDKPADDVALLVAGTLRLDPSRVAEWDVPRDPAAVGPVRRACARALSEWGLDHLTFGTELILSELITNAVRYGAEPLHVRLLHTGTLVCEVSDGSSTSPYLRRAEDTDEGGRGLYLVAQYAEHWGTRYSPRGKTIWTSQSYGLEVTPAADESADDVLSKWDDLEP; encoded by the coding sequence ATGTCCTGGCTGACCAGAGGCAGCGTCGCCCGCGAGGTGTTCCTCCTCCAACTGGTGCTCGTGATCCTGCTCGTCGCGGCCGCCCTGCTGGCCCTGGTCGTCCAGGCCCGCCGCAACACCATGACGGACGCCCGGCACCGGACCGTCGCGGCAGCCCAGTCCTTCGCCCACGCCCCCGGGATCGTGGAAGCCCTGAACAGCGACAACCCCACCAAGCGGCTGCAACCGCTCGCCGAGGAGGCCCGCAAGGCCTCGGGCGTCGACGCGCTGATCGTGTACAAGCTCGACGGCATCACCCTCACCCACAGCGACACCAGCCAGCTCGGCAAGCACGTCATCGGCCCGTACGCCGAGGCCGCCGGGGGCAAGTCCTTCACCAGGACCTTCGACGGCGCCCTCGGCCGGTCCGTGATCTCCGCGGCACCGGTCAAGGACTCCTCGGGAAACGTCGTCGCCATCGTCTCGGCGCCCGTCACCGTGGAGAAGGTGGAGAGCTCGGTCAACCAGCAGGTGCCGCTCTTCCTGGCCAGCGCGGCCGGGGCGCTGGCCCTCAGCGCGGGCGGGACGGGACTGGTGAGCCGTCGGCTCCGGCGCCAGACCCATGGCCTGGGACCGGCCGAGATGACACGTATGTACGAGCATCACGACGCGGTCCTGCACGCGGTACGCGAGGGCGTCCTGATCATCGGCCGGGACGAGCGGCTGCTCCTCGCCAACGACGAGGCGCGCAGACTGCTCGACCTGCCGCCGGACGCGGAGGGACGGCCGGTGACCGATGTGGGACTGGACGCCGGTACCGCAGGGTTCCTCACCTCGGACCGGCTGGCCACCGACGAGGTCCACCTGGCGGGCGAGCGGCTGCTGGCCCTCAACAAGCGCTCCACCACTCCCTTCGGCGGCCATCCGGGATCCGTGGTGACCCTGCGTGACACCACCGAGCTGCGGTCCCTGTCCGGCCGCGCCGAGGTGGCCCGGGAACGTCTGAAGCTCCTCTACGACGCCGGTACCCAGGTCGGCACCACGCTGGACGTGGTGCGCACGGCCGAGGAGCTGGCGCGGGTGGCGGCTCCCCGGTTCGCCGACGTCGTCACCGTGGAACTCCTGGACCCGGTCCTGCGCGGCGAGGAGCCGACCGGCACCAGCACCGAGATGCGGCGGACGGCGATCTCCGGTCTGACCGAACGCCATCCCCTCTACCCGGTCGGCGAACTGATCCGCTTCAGGCCCGGCACCCCCATGGCCCTGAGCGCCGAGGGCGGCCGCTCCACGCTGGAGCCGGAACTCGCCTCGGCCGGGCGCTGGCAGGCCCAGGACCCGGAACGCGCCCGCCGCATCCTGGAGTACGGAATCCACTCCCTGGCCGTGGTCCCCGTACAGGCCCGCGGCGTGGTGCTCGGCCTGGTCGACTTCTGGCGCGCGGAGGGTTCACCTGCGTTCGACGAGGAGGACCTGTCCTTCGCCGAGGAGCTGGTCAGCCGTGCCGCGGTGTGTATCGACAACGCCCGTCGCTACACGCGCGAGCACGCGATGGCGGTCACCCTGCAACGCAATCTGATGCCGCGCGGCCTGCCCCAGCAGGACGCCCTGGAGGTGGCCTCTCGTTATCTGCCCGCTCAGGCGGGCGTCGGCGGGGACTGGTTCGACGTCATCCCGCTGCCGGGAGCGCGGGTGGCCCTGGTCGTCGGCGACGTGGTCGGCCACGGGCTGCACGCGGCGGCCACGATGGGGCGGCTGCGTATCGCCGTGCACAACTTCTCGGCCCTGGACCTGTCCCCCGACGAGCTGCTGAGCAATCTGGACGAACTCGTGGCACGGATCGACGCCCAGGACGAGAGCCCCGAAGGCGCGGGCCCGGGGATCACCGGCGCCACCTGTCTGTACCTCGTCTACGACTCGGTGTCCGGCAAGGCGGCCGTCGCCACGGCGGGCCATCTGCCCCCGGCCGTGGTCCACCCGGACGGCTCGGTGGAGTTGTGGCGCCCGCCGGTCTCGCCGCCGCTGGGCCTCGGCGCCGGTCTGCCCTTCGAGACCGCGCAGCTGACCCTCCCCGAGAACTCCCGGCTGGTGCTCTACACGGACGGGCTGATCGAGAACCGCGAGCGCGACCTCGACGCGGGCTTCGACGCACTGTGCGCGGCACTCGCCGGAGGGCGGCGTACGCCGGAAGCCCTCTGCGCCGGGGTGATCGAGGAGCTGCTGCCCGACAAGCCCGCCGACGACGTGGCCCTCCTGGTGGCCGGAACCCTGCGGCTCGACCCCTCGCGCGTGGCCGAATGGGACGTCCCCCGCGACCCCGCGGCCGTGGGCCCGGTACGCAGGGCCTGCGCCCGTGCCCTGTCGGAGTGGGGCCTCGACCACCTGACGTTCGGCACCGAGCTCATCCTGAGCGAACTGATCACCAACGCGGTCCGCTACGGCGCGGAGCCCCTCCACGTACGTCTGCTGCACACCGGCACCCTGGTCTGCGAGGTCTCCGACGGCAGCAGCACCTCGCCCTATCTGCGCCGGGCCGAGGACACCGACGAAGGGGGCCGCGGCCTCTATCTGGTGGCCCAGTACGCGGAGCACTGGGGCACCCGCTACTCCCCCAGGGG
- a CDS encoding ABC transporter permease has translation MTLTSTPPPALNKPTGGARSLDVPRLLSGIGGQNLSLVGALVAVLALFGILNDNYLSLDNMQVVAEAATITGLLAIVQTVVIICGGLDISVGSQVGVASVVSAMVFTSTGSNALLGMAAAAGVGILIGVLNGLIIVYGRVNPTIATLAGLAAYKGVAQLFSGGRAQGYVLNDDVFVFLGRGKIAGLPVMVWILVVVAVGVHLLLKYTDIGRNLYAIGGNDTAARLAGIKINKYLICVYALIGVVAAIAGILLTARTGSGQPVSGSEGLELKAITAAALGGAALKGGKGGIGGTLLAVALLGCLENGLTVEGINSFWQNVAQGALLVAAVAIQQRRSGERAVGLPH, from the coding sequence ATGACCCTCACCAGCACTCCTCCCCCGGCCTTGAACAAGCCGACGGGCGGCGCCCGTTCGCTCGACGTACCGAGACTGCTCAGCGGCATCGGCGGGCAGAACCTCTCTCTCGTCGGCGCACTGGTCGCCGTACTGGCCCTGTTCGGGATCCTCAACGACAACTATCTGAGCCTGGACAACATGCAGGTCGTCGCCGAGGCGGCCACCATCACCGGTCTGCTCGCCATCGTCCAGACCGTGGTGATCATCTGCGGCGGCCTGGACATCTCGGTCGGCTCGCAGGTCGGCGTCGCCTCGGTGGTCAGCGCCATGGTCTTCACCAGCACCGGCTCCAACGCCCTGCTCGGCATGGCCGCCGCGGCGGGCGTCGGCATCCTGATCGGGGTGCTGAACGGCCTGATCATCGTGTACGGACGGGTCAACCCGACCATCGCCACCCTCGCGGGCCTGGCCGCCTACAAGGGTGTCGCCCAGCTCTTCTCCGGCGGCCGCGCACAGGGCTATGTCCTCAACGACGACGTCTTCGTCTTCCTCGGCCGCGGAAAGATCGCGGGGCTCCCGGTGATGGTGTGGATTCTGGTCGTCGTCGCGGTCGGTGTGCACCTGCTGCTCAAGTACACCGACATCGGCCGCAACCTGTACGCCATCGGCGGCAACGACACCGCCGCCCGCCTCGCCGGAATCAAGATCAACAAGTATCTGATCTGTGTCTACGCCCTGATCGGGGTGGTGGCCGCGATCGCCGGAATCCTGCTGACCGCGCGTACCGGATCGGGCCAGCCGGTCTCCGGCAGTGAAGGTCTCGAACTCAAGGCGATCACCGCGGCCGCGCTCGGCGGCGCCGCGCTCAAGGGCGGCAAGGGCGGTATCGGCGGCACCCTGCTGGCGGTCGCGCTGCTCGGCTGCCTGGAGAACGGGCTCACCGTCGAGGGCATCAACTCCTTCTGGCAGAACGTCGCCCAGGGCGCGCTCCTCGTCGCGGCTGTCGCCATCCAGCAGCGGCGCAGCGGCGAACGGGCCGTGGGACTGCCGCACTGA